Proteins encoded by one window of Bacteroidota bacterium:
- a CDS encoding gliding motility-associated C-terminal domain-containing protein, giving the protein MQRNHYTATILSIVFFSVAAKASLKFIPNANQWEQQVKYKADLPGGAAFLEKNCITYALYDAKAIEELHHKNHDKTKPIENDLINCHAFRVSFINSNASAKITTEDKQKVAYNYFIGNDETKWASNLSAFSIVKYNEIYNGIDLKIYSQENNLKYDFIVKPNQNAAAIQMQFAGQDGLSIESNDLHILTSVEKLIDSKPYAYQLINGKTLVVPCVFVLKNTIVSFAFPSGYNKNYTLVIDPVLSGSTYTGSTTQNYGYCATYDSQKNIISAALSFGVGYPTTLGAYQTAFGGVGDIAISKFSPDAQNLIYATYLGGGLNEFPLSLISDNNNNLYILGSTGSGNFPTTNASFDPTFNGQEDAFISQIGPNGNALIASTFMGGGGDDGKKYGDVFLDANGSVLATFATESFNFPKTVGVYQNALLGYSDACVVRLNANLSTLISSTFLGGNGFEAGCSINTKSNGNIVVGGVTETSAAFPTTPNGNNTSLIGGGQDNFLCELSANLTTLVYSTYVGTTGWDGVCFIDLDNQDNVFMCSSSDVIMASSNGTYNTNGNIFLVNFDSTLSTIFFATNLGAPVQIPSMSGQTPTAFKIDKCENIYIAAWGETQGFPVTQGCLQPNTDGFDHFVLVLNKSATTLKYATNMGSNGGWEHTDGGMSRFDEDGTLYQAACTSSPQYPTTTGAYATIKNAAILYDQVVFKINFEFTIAKNEVSISPSDSICLGGAIQFSSLITNTTATSIWGFGDNTSQNTLLNPIHSYQTAGVFQVQLISKDTSVCLYLDTNYITITVIDTPTINLPIDTVICPNNSLTLNPNAGNYLYAWNTGETTPTLTIDDVGEYSVTVTNVFCASSAKTTANKLTIPTFGNDTAFCSNHQPILSAENKGANYLWSTGETTQKISAEKEGAYSVQITIGACSVEKQINVWGNVGGNMVFVPNSFTPNGDGLNDVFAAKGEEVQDFELFIYNRWGELIFSSKNIDAGWNGTYNGHLVENDVYVSVVNYKTRCEGEKAHSLKDYVLVSR; this is encoded by the coding sequence ATGCAAAGGAATCACTACACCGCAACAATCTTAAGTATTGTGTTTTTTTCTGTTGCCGCAAAGGCTTCATTAAAATTTATTCCGAACGCTAATCAATGGGAGCAACAAGTTAAATACAAAGCAGATTTGCCGGGAGGAGCTGCATTTCTAGAAAAAAATTGCATAACCTATGCATTGTACGATGCAAAAGCGATAGAAGAATTACACCACAAAAATCATGATAAAACAAAACCGATAGAGAATGATTTAATTAATTGCCATGCTTTTAGGGTGAGTTTTATAAACAGCAATGCTTCTGCAAAAATTACAACGGAAGACAAGCAAAAAGTGGCTTACAACTATTTTATAGGTAACGATGAAACCAAATGGGCGAGTAATTTAAGTGCATTCTCAATCGTTAAATACAATGAAATATACAATGGAATAGACTTAAAAATATATTCTCAAGAAAACAATTTAAAATATGATTTTATTGTAAAGCCCAATCAAAATGCAGCAGCCATACAAATGCAATTTGCAGGGCAAGACGGGCTTTCTATTGAATCAAATGATTTACATATTTTAACTTCTGTTGAAAAGCTTATAGATAGCAAGCCATACGCATACCAACTAATAAATGGAAAAACACTCGTTGTTCCTTGTGTGTTTGTACTAAAAAATACTATTGTTTCGTTTGCTTTTCCAAGTGGATACAATAAAAACTATACACTGGTAATAGATCCGGTTCTTTCGGGTTCTACATACACAGGCTCAACAACTCAAAACTATGGGTATTGCGCTACGTACGATTCTCAAAAAAATATTATTTCGGCTGCTCTGTCTTTTGGGGTGGGGTATCCAACAACACTGGGAGCTTACCAAACAGCGTTTGGAGGAGTTGGAGATATTGCCATAAGTAAATTTTCTCCGGATGCACAAAACCTTATTTATGCTACTTATTTGGGGGGCGGACTAAATGAGTTTCCCCTAAGTTTAATTTCTGACAACAACAATAACCTTTACATTTTAGGCAGTACAGGATCTGGCAATTTTCCAACAACCAATGCAAGCTTTGACCCAACTTTTAATGGACAAGAGGATGCGTTCATTTCTCAAATTGGCCCAAATGGAAATGCGCTTATAGCATCTACATTTATGGGTGGTGGTGGTGATGATGGGAAAAAATATGGGGACGTTTTTTTAGACGCTAATGGGTCTGTATTGGCAACATTTGCAACAGAATCGTTCAATTTTCCAAAAACGGTTGGTGTTTACCAAAACGCATTATTGGGATATTCAGATGCTTGTGTAGTAAGATTGAATGCAAATCTTTCCACATTAATATCCTCTACTTTCTTGGGTGGAAACGGATTTGAAGCAGGTTGCAGTATAAATACAAAATCTAATGGAAATATTGTGGTTGGTGGGGTAACAGAAACAAGCGCAGCCTTTCCTACTACACCAAACGGGAACAACACTAGCTTAATTGGAGGAGGGCAAGATAATTTTCTATGCGAACTATCAGCAAACCTTACAACACTTGTATATTCAACCTATGTTGGAACAACAGGATGGGATGGAGTATGCTTTATAGATTTAGATAATCAAGACAATGTTTTTATGTGTTCTTCATCAGATGTTATAATGGCGAGCAGCAATGGTACTTACAACACCAACGGAAACATTTTCTTGGTAAATTTTGATTCAACCCTTTCAACTATATTTTTCGCAACTAATTTAGGAGCTCCGGTTCAAATACCCTCAATGTCAGGGCAAACACCAACCGCATTTAAAATAGACAAATGCGAAAATATATATATTGCCGCATGGGGTGAAACACAGGGTTTCCCGGTAACTCAAGGCTGCTTGCAGCCAAACACAGATGGATTCGATCATTTTGTATTAGTATTAAACAAAAGCGCCACAACACTAAAATATGCAACCAACATGGGTTCTAATGGTGGGTGGGAACACACAGATGGTGGCATGAGCAGATTTGACGAAGACGGAACACTATACCAAGCTGCTTGCACAAGTAGCCCGCAATATCCTACAACAACAGGAGCATATGCAACTATAAAAAATGCAGCGATTTTGTATGACCAGGTTGTATTCAAAATAAATTTTGAGTTTACAATTGCAAAAAATGAAGTTTCTATATCACCCAGTGATAGTATTTGTTTGGGCGGGGCAATTCAGTTTTCGAGCTTAATTACAAACACCACAGCTACAAGCATATGGGGATTTGGCGATAATACATCCCAAAATACTCTTTTAAACCCAATCCATAGCTACCAAACAGCAGGTGTATTTCAAGTACAACTTATCAGTAAAGACACTAGTGTTTGCTTATATCTTGACACCAACTATATAACTATTACAGTAATTGATACCCCTACGATTAATTTACCTATAGACACCGTTATTTGCCCAAATAATTCACTTACCTTAAACCCTAATGCGGGAAACTACTTGTATGCTTGGAATACAGGAGAAACAACTCCAACACTTACTATTGATGATGTTGGAGAGTATTCGGTAACCGTTACAAATGTTTTTTGTGCATCCTCAGCAAAAACTACAGCAAACAAACTAACTATACCAACATTCGGCAACGACACCGCTTTCTGTTCCAACCACCAACCAATACTAAGTGCAGAAAACAAAGGTGCTAACTATCTGTGGTCAACAGGAGAAACAACGCAAAAAATATCCGCAGAAAAAGAAGGTGCTTACAGCGTACAAATAACTATTGGAGCTTGTTCGGTAGAAAAACAGATTAATGTTTGGGGAAATGTGGGTGGAAACATGGTATTCGTACCGAACTCTTTTACACCCAACGGTGATGGACTAAACGATGTATTTGCTGCTAAAGGCGAAGAAGTGCAAGACTTTGAATTGTTTATCTACAACAGATGGGGAGAATTAATTTTTTCAAGCAAAAATATAGATGCCGGTTGGAATGGCACGTACAATGGCCACCTTGTTGAAAACGATGTATATGTAAGTGTAGTTAATTATAAAACAAGATGCGAAGGAGAAAAGGCACACTCGCTTAAAGATTATGTGCTGGTATCTAGGTAA
- the der gene encoding ribosome biogenesis GTPase Der, with the protein MGNIVAIVGRPNVGKSTLFNRITESRKAIVDETAGVTRDRHYGKGEWNGIEFSIIDTGGYIKGSEDIFEEEIRKQVQLAIEEADVILFVVDVFEGVTHYDKEVANILRRSKKKVLLVANKVDSSARSTMAADFYQLGMGDPFAIASISGSGTGDLLDEMVKHITPDEKNDLEHLPKFAIVGRPNVGKSSLLNALIGINRSIVTPIAGTTRDTINTRYNFFGHDFILIDTAGIRKKAKVKEDLEFYSVMRSIKAIEECDVCILMLDATLGVESQDLSIFQLAQTNRKGIVILVNKWDLVEDKENNTVKEFEEKIRAKIAPMKDIPIVFISVLEKQRLMKAIETAEMVYQNKQNKISTSVLNDLMLPLIEHYPPPSIKGKDVRIKFVTQLPGKNPNFAFYCNLPQYINDPYKRFLENKLRDNFNFNGVPIEIVIKKKV; encoded by the coding sequence ATGGGAAATATTGTTGCTATTGTAGGGAGACCCAATGTAGGAAAATCGACTCTTTTTAACAGAATTACAGAGTCGCGCAAAGCTATTGTAGATGAAACAGCCGGAGTAACAAGAGATAGGCACTACGGAAAAGGAGAATGGAACGGTATTGAGTTTTCAATTATTGACACGGGTGGATATATCAAGGGGTCTGAAGATATTTTTGAAGAAGAGATTAGAAAACAAGTACAGCTTGCTATTGAAGAGGCGGATGTAATTTTATTTGTGGTAGATGTGTTTGAAGGTGTTACACATTACGATAAAGAAGTAGCAAACATTCTGAGACGATCCAAGAAAAAAGTTTTATTGGTTGCAAACAAGGTGGATAGCAGCGCACGAAGCACTATGGCTGCCGATTTTTATCAATTAGGAATGGGGGATCCTTTTGCTATTGCATCCATCAGCGGCTCCGGAACAGGTGATTTATTGGACGAAATGGTAAAACACATTACCCCTGACGAAAAAAATGATTTAGAGCACCTGCCCAAATTCGCAATTGTTGGAAGACCCAATGTTGGAAAATCATCGTTGCTAAATGCATTAATTGGAATTAACAGAAGTATTGTTACCCCCATTGCCGGCACCACTAGAGATACCATAAATACACGATACAACTTTTTTGGACACGATTTTATTTTGATTGATACCGCTGGTATTCGCAAAAAAGCAAAAGTAAAAGAAGATTTAGAGTTTTATTCTGTAATGCGCTCCATTAAAGCAATTGAAGAGTGCGATGTTTGTATCTTAATGCTAGATGCTACCTTGGGCGTTGAATCACAAGATTTGTCTATATTTCAATTGGCACAAACCAACAGAAAGGGCATTGTTATTTTAGTTAATAAATGGGATTTGGTAGAGGATAAAGAGAACAACACCGTAAAAGAGTTTGAAGAAAAAATAAGAGCCAAAATTGCTCCAATGAAAGACATTCCAATTGTCTTTATTTCAGTATTAGAAAAGCAGCGTTTAATGAAAGCTATTGAAACAGCAGAAATGGTGTATCAAAACAAGCAAAATAAAATATCTACCAGCGTATTGAACGATTTGATGTTGCCTTTAATAGAACACTACCCACCACCATCCATCAAAGGAAAAGATGTACGTATAAAATTTGTAACGCAATTACCTGGCAAGAACCCCAATTTTGCATTTTACTGTAATCTTCCGCAATACATAAACGATCCGTACAAACGTTTCTTGGAGAATAAACTTCGTGATAACTTCAATTTTAACGGAGTTCCTATTGAAATAGTAATAAAGAAAAAGGTATAA
- a CDS encoding OmpA family protein — MKKHFLTTLFFVLGWFILLNAQESPKLLRKDYSIKSPICNGSTDDYFVTYQNIDKKPLDIVIAINDLDGKWMCREKTNIAPNDTMSFFLCKSKGNLKIDFRYAGASVGLEDCGKLNEEYYKQHPEKKIEEPTQKLTTISAKVLFGDKEKKPLANQKVSLKDGKGKTMQSTTTDKYGDFTFSDIQSKANLEFYLEKNPNLTASDKVFIAETNGKIINEMKRDPISGGFVYKLLPADVKKMTLLDEAEDPFLAIKDFSKSANKNITVADNIYYAPGSKELVAETKVKLEKVISVLRDNPTLKIEVISHTDSKGDDQSNLKLSEERAKIVAGYLVAKGINGDRIASKGLGETQLLNRCQNGIDCSEKEHQLNRRTEFRFIKSE, encoded by the coding sequence ATGAAAAAACATTTTTTAACAACCTTATTTTTTGTATTGGGTTGGTTTATATTACTAAATGCACAGGAGTCTCCTAAACTACTTCGAAAAGATTATTCCATAAAGTCGCCTATCTGCAACGGCTCTACAGATGATTATTTTGTAACGTATCAAAATATTGATAAAAAACCTTTAGATATCGTAATAGCCATTAACGACTTAGATGGCAAATGGATGTGCAGAGAAAAAACAAATATTGCTCCCAATGACACGATGAGCTTCTTTTTGTGCAAAAGCAAAGGAAATTTGAAAATCGATTTTAGATATGCCGGAGCCTCTGTTGGACTAGAAGACTGCGGGAAATTAAATGAAGAGTATTATAAACAGCATCCGGAAAAAAAGATAGAGGAACCTACTCAAAAACTAACAACCATTAGTGCAAAGGTTTTGTTTGGCGATAAAGAAAAGAAACCACTTGCCAATCAAAAAGTTTCTTTAAAAGACGGAAAAGGCAAAACCATGCAGAGTACAACGACAGATAAGTATGGAGACTTTACGTTTTCCGACATTCAATCCAAGGCCAATTTAGAGTTTTATTTAGAGAAAAACCCGAATCTAACAGCATCAGATAAGGTTTTCATTGCGGAAACAAACGGAAAAATAATTAACGAAATGAAGCGAGACCCGATATCTGGCGGATTTGTATATAAGCTGTTGCCTGCAGACGTAAAAAAAATGACATTGCTGGACGAAGCGGAAGACCCCTTCTTGGCAATAAAAGATTTCTCTAAATCGGCAAACAAAAACATTACTGTAGCAGATAATATATACTATGCTCCTGGCTCAAAAGAGTTGGTAGCAGAAACAAAAGTTAAACTAGAAAAAGTAATAAGTGTATTAAGAGATAATCCAACGCTAAAAATTGAGGTAATATCGCATACCGACTCCAAGGGCGATGACCAATCAAACCTAAAACTATCCGAAGAACGAGCAAAAATTGTAGCCGGTTATCTTGTTGCAAAAGGAATAAATGGTGATAGGATTGCAAGCAAAGGATTAGGCGAGACACAGTTGCTTAATCGTTGCCAAAATGGTATCGATTGCTCCGAAAAAGAACACCAATTAAACAGAAGAACAGAATTTCGATTTATTAAATCTGAGTAG
- a CDS encoding acyl-CoA dehydrogenase family protein, translated as MATDNFQGVDYYLVDELLTDEHKMIRDAARAWVKKEVSPIIEDYAQRAEFPKQLIKGLADIGAFGPYIPQEYGGPGLDQISYGLIMQELERGDSGIRSTASVQSSLVMYPIYTFGTEAQKKKYLPKLAKGEWMGCFGLTEPDHGSNPAGMLTNIKDKGDHYLLNGAKMWISNAPFADVAVVWAKDEAGDIRGLVVERGMEGFTTPETHNKWSLRASATGELVFSNVKVPKENIFPTVKGLKGPLSCLNSARYGIAWGAMGAAMDCYDSALRYSQQRIQFDKPIGAFQLTQKKLAEMITEITKAQLLAWRLGVLKNENRATPAQISMAKRNNVNMALQIAREARQIHGGMGITGEYPIMRHMMNLESVITYEGTHDIHLLITGMDVTGFNAFM; from the coding sequence ATGGCTACTGATAATTTTCAAGGTGTAGATTACTATTTGGTTGATGAGTTATTAACCGATGAACATAAGATGATTCGTGATGCAGCGCGTGCATGGGTTAAAAAGGAGGTTTCTCCCATAATTGAGGATTATGCGCAACGTGCCGAATTTCCAAAACAGCTTATAAAAGGTCTTGCAGATATTGGTGCTTTTGGTCCTTATATTCCTCAAGAATATGGTGGTCCGGGGTTGGATCAAATTTCATACGGACTCATTATGCAAGAGTTGGAGCGAGGCGATTCCGGAATACGCTCAACGGCATCGGTACAGTCATCATTGGTCATGTATCCTATTTATACTTTTGGTACAGAAGCACAAAAGAAAAAATATTTACCAAAGCTCGCAAAAGGCGAATGGATGGGTTGTTTCGGACTAACAGAGCCCGATCACGGTTCTAACCCGGCCGGAATGCTTACCAACATAAAAGACAAAGGCGACCACTATTTACTAAATGGAGCCAAAATGTGGATTTCTAATGCTCCGTTTGCTGATGTGGCTGTGGTTTGGGCAAAAGACGAAGCCGGAGATATTAGAGGATTGGTTGTAGAAAGAGGCATGGAAGGTTTTACTACACCGGAAACGCACAACAAATGGTCGTTACGAGCAAGTGCAACCGGAGAACTTGTTTTTTCGAATGTAAAAGTTCCCAAAGAAAATATTTTTCCAACAGTAAAAGGATTGAAAGGACCTTTGAGTTGCTTGAATTCGGCTCGTTATGGAATTGCTTGGGGAGCAATGGGCGCAGCAATGGATTGTTACGATTCTGCTTTGCGTTATTCACAACAACGTATTCAATTTGATAAACCTATTGGCGCATTTCAGCTTACTCAGAAAAAATTAGCCGAGATGATAACGGAAATAACCAAAGCACAGCTATTGGCTTGGCGTTTGGGCGTTTTGAAAAACGAAAATCGTGCTACACCTGCGCAAATATCAATGGCAAAAAGGAATAATGTGAACATGGCGTTACAAATAGCTCGTGAAGCACGCCAAATACATGGTGGAATGGGCATTACGGGCGAGTATCCAATTATGCGCCACATGATGAATTTAGAATCTGTTATTACATACGAGGGTACTCACGATATTCACTTGTTGATTACCGGTATGGATGTTACCGGGTTTAATGCGTTTATGTAA
- the gldD gene encoding gliding motility lipoprotein GldD gives MTRSVSIFRIIQPFSFGTWLGLLCLFGFTSCDDEEYYAPKPKGYYRMSFPEKSYVTFNENCPFQFEYPVYSKIVHDKRHSNPCWINVEFYKYNATLHLSYKQVDDTTLEKAVQDSWELASKHQIKADGIEEELIQNDSTRVYGLVYHIEGNAASSVQFFLTDSVKHFIRGSFYFNCKPNKDSLAPALSFIEKDIDRFVKNFRWK, from the coding sequence ATGACCCGTTCTGTTTCTATATTTCGAATTATTCAGCCATTCTCTTTTGGGACATGGCTGGGGCTTTTGTGTTTATTCGGATTTACCTCCTGTGATGACGAAGAATACTATGCCCCTAAGCCTAAAGGCTACTACAGAATGAGCTTTCCTGAGAAGTCATATGTTACTTTTAATGAAAACTGTCCGTTCCAATTTGAATACCCGGTATATTCAAAAATTGTTCACGACAAAAGACATTCCAATCCTTGTTGGATTAATGTAGAGTTTTATAAATACAACGCCACGCTTCACCTTAGTTATAAGCAGGTGGACGATACCACACTTGAAAAAGCGGTACAAGATTCTTGGGAGCTTGCAAGCAAACACCAAATAAAAGCAGATGGAATAGAAGAGGAATTAATTCAGAATGATTCGACACGAGTATATGGATTGGTGTATCATATTGAGGGCAATGCGGCATCGTCCGTTCAATTTTTTTTAACGGATAGTGTTAAACATTTTATTAGAGGTTCTTTTTATTTTAATTGTAAGCCCAACAAAGATTCGTTGGCTCCTGCGCTTAGCTTTATAGAAAAGGATATAGATAGATTCGTTAAAAATTTCCGGTGGAAGTAA
- a CDS encoding FAD/NAD(P)-binding protein — protein MKKIAIIGAGLSGTTTAIYLLKYALQPVELFLFEENKTRLNKGVAYSQTIPYQPLNVVASGMSLYTDDSTHFVEWLRNKNIAIPGASLEKAFVRRDVFGNYIKDEFEKVIGLNPNKINVRGEVVTDINKTENTLVVTTSNGQIEVDAVLLATGNFPPADIPIKNEQFYKSSKYIANPWSSEVMLNQERPKKYLLVGAGLTMFDLAISLNACNPENKLISLSRRGYLPNEHRFFEKSSSITFNDIDFENTNLGALLIYFRKKVNDLKKEGIDWRQLMDALREHTPVIWKNLSQKDKAQFLRHVRPFWEVHRHRVPQLSNDRLKELVRKNTLEIAEGRIIDMCEKDNRVEVTYFSKKQRAIEKMMVDVVVNCTGPQSNYRKMNHPLIERLVQKKTIQSDELHLGLLTNECGALIGEDGVVSKNIFTIGPARKGMLWESTALREIRIQAKQFVETINNL, from the coding sequence ATGAAAAAGATAGCCATTATTGGCGCTGGTTTAAGCGGAACAACAACAGCAATTTATTTATTAAAATATGCTTTGCAACCGGTTGAATTATTTTTATTCGAAGAAAATAAAACTCGCCTAAATAAAGGTGTTGCCTATTCCCAAACAATTCCTTACCAACCATTGAATGTTGTTGCTTCCGGAATGAGCCTGTACACAGATGATTCAACACATTTTGTAGAGTGGCTAAGAAATAAAAACATAGCTATTCCCGGTGCCTCATTGGAGAAGGCTTTTGTAAGAAGAGATGTTTTTGGTAATTATATAAAAGACGAGTTCGAAAAAGTAATTGGCTTGAACCCTAATAAAATAAATGTAAGGGGTGAAGTTGTTACCGATATTAATAAAACAGAAAATACTCTAGTTGTTACTACGTCAAACGGTCAAATTGAAGTTGATGCTGTGTTGCTTGCCACTGGCAATTTCCCTCCGGCAGATATTCCAATAAAAAACGAACAGTTTTACAAAAGCTCTAAATATATTGCTAATCCTTGGTCTTCGGAAGTGATGTTGAATCAAGAGCGCCCTAAAAAATATTTACTAGTTGGAGCTGGTCTTACCATGTTTGATTTGGCAATAAGTTTAAACGCTTGCAATCCGGAGAACAAATTAATATCGCTTTCTAGAAGAGGGTATCTGCCCAACGAGCATCGTTTTTTTGAAAAGAGTTCGTCTATAACGTTTAATGATATTGATTTTGAGAACACGAATTTGGGTGCGCTGCTAATTTATTTTAGAAAAAAAGTAAACGATTTAAAGAAAGAAGGAATTGATTGGAGGCAACTAATGGATGCGTTGAGGGAGCATACACCTGTTATATGGAAAAACCTATCGCAAAAAGATAAAGCACAATTTCTGCGACATGTGCGTCCGTTCTGGGAAGTACATCGACATCGAGTTCCACAACTATCAAATGACAGGTTAAAGGAATTGGTAAGAAAAAATACACTTGAAATTGCAGAAGGACGGATTATTGATATGTGCGAAAAAGATAATAGGGTGGAAGTAACTTATTTTTCTAAGAAGCAAAGAGCCATTGAAAAAATGATGGTGGATGTGGTTGTAAACTGCACCGGTCCACAAAGTAACTATAGAAAAATGAATCACCCTCTAATAGAGCGATTGGTGCAAAAGAAAACGATTCAATCAGACGAACTTCATTTGGGTTTGTTAACCAATGAATGCGGTGCTTTGATAGGAGAAGATGGTGTTGTTTCTAAAAATATATTTACTATTGGTCCTGCACGTAAGGGAATGCTTTGGGAGTCTACAGCACTGAGAGAGATACGAATTCAAGCAAAACAATTTGTTGAAACTATAAATAACTTATAA
- a CDS encoding glycosyltransferase family 39 protein — translation MLLPFKWMQQRSIKEILIISFCVRLIAVFFSKGYGMHDDHFLIIEASQSWVDGGDYNNWLPKEGGNQTPSGHSLFYTGLHFIFFYMLKLLGVVDAQTKMFFVRLVHAVFSLGIIYWGYKIVKKLANETAALQTAWLLGLFWFMPFLSVRNLVEVVCIPFLVVGTWFLLKDETKSKFYFISGLLIGIAFSIRFQTALFAGGLGLVLLLQKKWKGVFLFGLGYVLCAVAIQGGIDWFIWKRPFAEFQEYVNYNILNANEYISNTWYSYLLLVLGIFIPPVSLFIFYGVFVRWKEKLILFIPTLIFFSFHSYFPNKQERFIFPVVPFIVMMGVMGWTAFVESSNFWKNRQRMVSIITKSFWVLNGIILLVVSTAYSKKSRVEAMCYLASKGDTRALLIEDSNHGDYSMPPLFYLQKNVRYYGITSNYSSTQAMEEIHRNEKKDYPNYVLFMEKDNLEERIDSLKKVLPNIAYEATIEPSFIDKLVHWLNPVNKNQTATIYRITKQE, via the coding sequence ATGCTATTACCTTTTAAATGGATGCAACAGCGGTCAATCAAAGAGATTTTGATAATTTCTTTTTGTGTTCGATTGATAGCGGTGTTTTTTTCCAAAGGATATGGAATGCACGATGATCATTTTTTGATTATCGAAGCTTCGCAATCATGGGTAGATGGTGGAGATTACAACAATTGGTTGCCTAAAGAAGGTGGTAATCAAACCCCATCGGGTCATAGTTTATTTTATACCGGCTTGCATTTTATTTTTTTCTATATGCTCAAACTACTTGGTGTTGTTGATGCACAAACGAAAATGTTTTTTGTAAGATTGGTTCATGCTGTTTTCTCGTTGGGTATAATTTATTGGGGATACAAGATTGTAAAGAAATTGGCTAATGAAACAGCCGCTTTGCAAACAGCTTGGTTGTTGGGCCTTTTTTGGTTTATGCCGTTTTTAAGTGTCCGAAATTTAGTAGAGGTTGTTTGTATTCCTTTCTTGGTTGTGGGTACGTGGTTTTTACTTAAAGACGAAACCAAAAGTAAGTTTTATTTTATTTCCGGCTTGCTTATTGGTATTGCGTTTTCTATACGCTTCCAAACCGCTTTATTTGCGGGTGGCTTGGGACTAGTGCTGTTGCTACAAAAAAAATGGAAAGGTGTATTTTTATTTGGTTTGGGTTATGTGTTGTGTGCTGTTGCTATACAAGGCGGTATCGATTGGTTTATATGGAAACGCCCGTTTGCTGAGTTTCAAGAATATGTTAATTACAATATTCTAAACGCGAATGAATACATTTCGAATACTTGGTATAGCTATTTATTATTGGTGTTGGGAATATTTATTCCCCCCGTTAGTTTGTTTATTTTTTATGGCGTATTTGTGAGATGGAAAGAGAAGTTGATTCTATTTATTCCCACGTTGATTTTCTTTTCGTTCCATTCTTATTTTCCAAACAAGCAAGAGCGTTTTATTTTTCCGGTAGTTCCTTTTATAGTAATGATGGGTGTTATGGGGTGGACAGCTTTTGTAGAGTCATCTAACTTTTGGAAGAATAGACAAAGAATGGTTTCTATAATTACTAAATCTTTTTGGGTGTTGAATGGCATTATTTTACTGGTTGTTTCGACCGCCTATTCAAAAAAGAGCAGAGTAGAGGCTATGTGTTATTTAGCAAGCAAAGGCGATACAAGGGCTTTGCTGATAGAAGACTCTAATCATGGTGATTATTCCATGCCACCACTTTTTTATTTGCAAAAAAATGTTCGTTACTACGGGATTACATCCAACTACTCTTCAACCCAAGCTATGGAAGAAATACATCGAAATGAAAAAAAAGATTATCCCAACTATGTGTTGTTTATGGAAAAAGATAATTTGGAAGAACGAATTGATTCATTAAAAAAAGTATTGCCAAACATAGCTTACGAAGCCACTATTGAGCCTAGTTTTATTGATAAATTGGTACATTGGTTGAACCCGGTAAATAAAAATCAGACTGCCACTATTTATAGGATTACTAAACAAGAGTAG
- a CDS encoding outer membrane beta-barrel protein, with protein MKAFIISVITSLTFMGSTAQTDPSKSFEKPIKKGYYQIGGNASASYINSSSKQPYTNYNSTFSSLNLAITPTVGKFLANGFLLSISPVFSVSKGKTKYNSIANTTVGANYGLGVNAKYYFPTGLFAKIGSSIGYTKQTFNGEVSKSSSEGSYINLTPGIGYAYFFNNHIALETSLNYSIYQYSESIYSRDINSLGLSLSLSIFLDKK; from the coding sequence ATGAAGGCGTTTATTATTTCAGTCATTACATCTTTAACATTTATGGGTTCAACAGCTCAGACAGACCCATCAAAATCTTTTGAAAAACCAATTAAAAAAGGATATTATCAAATTGGAGGGAATGCTTCAGCAAGTTATATTAATTCATCATCGAAGCAACCCTATACTAATTATAATAGCACGTTTTCTAGTTTAAATTTGGCAATCACCCCAACCGTTGGAAAGTTTTTGGCCAATGGTTTTCTTTTGAGTATAAGCCCAGTTTTTTCTGTGTCAAAAGGCAAGACTAAATACAATTCTATTGCAAACACCACTGTTGGTGCTAATTATGGGTTGGGTGTTAATGCAAAATATTATTTTCCAACAGGTCTGTTTGCTAAAATAGGAAGTTCTATTGGCTATACTAAACAGACTTTTAATGGAGAGGTTTCTAAAAGTTCAAGTGAGGGCAGTTATATAAATTTAACACCTGGTATTGGATATGCGTATTTTTTTAACAATCACATAGCTTTAGAAACATCTTTAAACTATAGTATATATCAATATTCCGAATCAATATATAGTAGGGATATTAATTCGTTAGGTTTATCCTTAAGCCTCTCGATATTTTTGGATAAAAAATAA